The Candidatus Gracilibacteria bacterium genome has a window encoding:
- the earP gene encoding elongation factor P maturation arginine rhamnosyltransferase EarP — protein MKKNIDVIFSVIDNYGDMGFTAELLIGFEKSSPDIYHFTIWTDNIDAVERFFALNQEQLPSYSIQSRQDFGKMRKSQCAFALFHAPIPDQQYFEQNSLVLRVDYLSFDPVWNQYHESEHISSTPSHRVIELIPSVFPNTGGIIFPELGSDSRENLASEFGLDISKKWISIFAYSDTLLSVLEFDAIPGGTQILLFGHTTSGKIREKIDSENVVFLPFVNLNMFHHLIAESIWSIVRGEVSFVSTVAIGKPFFWDMYQEIGGFHALQSEQFLESFSANEKYRDIHARLNRQKEGRVFLSELSDCMEERENMPTFPLEHTNNLIVEIKKYIDRFDFSL, from the coding sequence ATGAAAAAAAATATTGATGTCATTTTCTCGGTGATCGATAATTATGGTGATATGGGATTCACTGCGGAACTCCTGATCGGATTCGAGAAATCCAGTCCAGATATATATCACTTCACGATTTGGACAGATAATATCGATGCCGTAGAGCGATTTTTTGCTCTGAATCAAGAACAACTTCCATCATATTCCATCCAATCTCGACAGGATTTCGGAAAAATGAGAAAATCTCAGTGTGCATTCGCATTGTTCCATGCGCCGATTCCAGATCAGCAGTATTTCGAGCAAAATTCACTGGTACTTCGAGTGGATTATCTCTCTTTCGATCCTGTCTGGAATCAGTATCATGAATCGGAACATATCTCTTCCACTCCTTCTCATCGGGTGATTGAACTCATTCCATCCGTTTTTCCGAACACATGAGGCATTATTTTTCCTGAGCTTTGATCCGATTCTCGTGAGAATCTGGCGTCAGAATTTGGTCTGGATATATCGAAAAAGTGGATCAGTATTTTTGCTTATTCCGATACTCTTCTTTCGGTTTTGGAATTCGATGCTATCCCGGGTGGTACTCAGATTCTTCTCTTTGGTCATACTACATCAGGAAAAATCCGCGAGAAAATCGATTCAGAAAATGTTGTTTTTCTTCCTTTTGTGAATCTGAATATGTTCCATCATCTGATTGCAGAAAGCATATGGAGTATTGTGCGTGGTGAAGTGAGTTTCGTGAGTACGGTTGCCATCGGGAAACCATTTTTCTGGGATATGTACCAGGAAATCGGCGGATTCCATGCGCTTCAGAGCGAACAGTTTCTCGAGTCATTTTCAGCAAATGAAAAATATCGTGATATTCATGCACGACTCAATCGGCAAAAGGAAGGAAGAGTTTTTCTGAGTGAACTTTCGGATTGCATGGAAGAGAGAGAAAACATGCCGACTTTTCCGCTCGAACATACGAACAACCTGATTGTGGAAATAAAAAAATATATTGACAGATTTGATTTTTCCCTATAA
- the ruvA gene encoding Holliday junction branch migration protein RuvA: MYGYFSGKIIMIDGITVTMQIEGTGFGFDIFASPTVLVSLVIGQNSQFWIHHHKTDVSESLFGFSSFEERALFRELNKVNGVGGKTALSLLGLGTEALMKAIHLEDDAILSSVPGIGKKTAQKIIVDLKGSINFSKSAESKSQKTLSQNNITLISSLVQMGYDKSAVEEIIQTLDPNLSLEEKVREAIKKIK, translated from the coding sequence ATGTACGGATATTTCTCTGGAAAAATCATCATGATCGATGGAATCACTGTCACCATGCAGATCGAATGAACTGGTTTTGGGTTCGATATTTTCGCATCGCCGACGGTTCTCGTTTCTCTGGTGATAGGGCAAAATTCGCAATTCTGGATACATCATCATAAGACGGATGTGAGTGAATCACTTTTTGGATTCTCTTCTTTCGAAGAACGTGCACTGTTCCGTGAACTCAATAAAGTGAATGGCGTCTGAGGCAAAACAGCACTCTCCCTTCTCGGGCTCGGCACCGAAGCACTTATGAAGGCTATTCATCTCGAAGATGATGCAATACTCTCGAGCGTACCGGGAATCGGGAAGAAAACCGCACAAAAGATCATTGTCGACCTCAAGGGTTCTATCAATTTCTCGAAAAGTGCAGAATCAAAATCTCAGAAAACCCTTTCACAAAATAATATTACTCTCATCAGCTCACTCGTTCAGATGGGCTATGATAAGAGCGCTGTCGAAGAGATTATCCAAACGCTCGATCCGAATCTTTCTCTCGAAGAAAAAGTCCGCGAAGCTATCAAAAAAATCAAATAA